The Xenopus laevis strain J_2021 chromosome 7S, Xenopus_laevis_v10.1, whole genome shotgun sequence genome includes a window with the following:
- the LOC121396568 gene encoding uncharacterized protein LOC121396568 isoform X2, whose protein sequence is MLFISSRLSIMSCRRSGSRGSPPLREESQRRKTPRTDCIACGEAAILGKRLCEKCLQEVAGPSSDQLHSIKDWMQTTIKKSMSDMVNVVTEKVLHNLDERHKAPSSMTEVSDRPHRNTHYSSVSEGELSLTDQEEEEQSEDTCSFNLEYLEPLIKAMRFSLELDNTEDTPKHDKMFRSAVKKGEKFPVHRVIKETILEEWKTPDKKLNFSRRLKKMYPFEEEDSKLWQASPKVDAAITRVARRTTLPVDEGVSLKDAMERRQDMTLKKSYLTCGMSNQASIAITTLARANHIWIEELEQAVKAGTDRKKLIEMIQDVKTANEFTTEASMDLVRLSAKAMGLSVAARRALWLRHWHADPQSKHNLCSLPFEGSLLFGERLDKIISKASAGKSAFLPQDKRDKRPFRKNPLQEAKQYRPGKPFTRQPWRRTQGQGAPGRRDFKQDKKSA, encoded by the exons atgttatttatttcctCCAGACTGTCAATTATGAGCTGCAGACGCTCAGGCTCCAGGGG GAGTCCCCCATTAAGAGAGGAATCTCAAAGAAGGAAGACTCCCAGAACTGATTGTATTGCATGCGGAGAAGCAGCAATTCTAGGCAAAAGGCTCTGTGAGAAGTGTCTGCAGGAAGTGGCTGGGCCCTCCTCTGATCAACTGCACTCTATTAAAGACTGGATGCAGACTACCATAAAAAAATCTATGAGTGATATGGTCAATGTAGTTACTGAGAAAGTACTACACAATCTAGATGAAAGACACAAGGCACCCTCCTCTATGACTGAGGTCAGTGACAGACCTCACAGGAACACGCACtactccagtgtttctgaagggGAGCTATCTTTAACCgatcaagaagaagaagaacagtcTGAAGATACCTGTTCTTTCAACCTTGAATACCTAGAGCCACTCATCAAAGCAATGAGATTTTCTCTGGAACTTGACAATACTGAGGATACTCCTAAACATGACAAAATGTTCAGATCAGCggtcaaaaaaggagaaaaattccCGGTACACAGAGTCATTAAAGAAACCAttttagaggaatggaagacgcCAGATAAAAAACTTAATTTCTCCAGAAGACTTAAAAAGATGTATCCATTCGAAGAAGAGGACTCAAAACTCTGGCAAGCCTCCCCTAAGGTGGATGCGGCCATCACTAGAGTGGCTCGACGTACTACCTTGCCTGTGGACGAAGGAGTCTCGCTAAAAGATGCGATGGAAAGAAGACAAGACATGACACTCAAAAAATCGTATCTAACATGTGGAATGTCCAACCAAGCCTCCATAGCCATTACCACTCTGGCCAGAGCCAACCACATTTGGATAGAAGAACTGGAACAAGCTGTCAAAGCGGGAACAGACAGAAAAAAGCTTATTGAAATGATCCAAGATGTCAAAACCGCAAACGAATTCACTACGGAAGCATCCATGGATCTTGTCAGACTCTCGGCCAAAGCTATGGGCCTTAGTGTGGCGGCCCGTAGAGCTCTCTGGCTGCGCCACTGGCATGCTGACCCGCAAAGTAAACATAACCTTTGCTCCCTCCCATTTGAAGGGTCACTTCTGTTTGGTGAAAGACTCGACAAAATCATATCCAAAGCCTCTGCAGGTAAATCGGCTTTTCTTCCTCAGGACAAAAGAGACAAGAGGCCCTTTAGAAAAAATCCCCTGCAGGAGGCCAAACAGTATAGACCGGGAAAGCCCTTTACTAGGCAACCCTGGAGAAGAACCCAGGGACAAGGGGCACCTGGAAGAAGGGACTTCAAACAGGACAAAAAATCGGCATGA
- the LOC121396568 gene encoding lamina-associated polypeptide 2, isoforms alpha/zeta-like isoform X3 — MSCRRSGSRGSPPLREESQRRKTPRTDCIACGEAAILGKRLCEKCLQEVAGPSSDQLHSIKDWMQTTIKKSMSDMVNVVTEKVLHNLDERHKAPSSMTEVSDRPHRNTHYSSVSEGELSLTDQEEEEQSEDTCSFNLEYLEPLIKAMRFSLELDNTEDTPKHDKMFRSAVKKGEKFPVHRVIKETILEEWKTPDKKLNFSRRLKKMYPFEEEDSKLWQASPKVDAAITRVARRTTLPVDEGVSLKDAMERRQDMTLKKSYLTCGMSNQASIAITTLARANHIWIEELEQAVKAGTDRKKLIEMIQDVKTANEFTTEASMDLVRLSAKAMGLSVAARRALWLRHWHADPQSKHNLCSLPFEGSLLFGERLDKIISKASAGKSAFLPQDKRDKRPFRKNPLQEAKQYRPGKPFTRQPWRRTQGQGAPGRRDFKQDKKSA, encoded by the exons ATGAGCTGCAGACGCTCAGGCTCCAGGGG GAGTCCCCCATTAAGAGAGGAATCTCAAAGAAGGAAGACTCCCAGAACTGATTGTATTGCATGCGGAGAAGCAGCAATTCTAGGCAAAAGGCTCTGTGAGAAGTGTCTGCAGGAAGTGGCTGGGCCCTCCTCTGATCAACTGCACTCTATTAAAGACTGGATGCAGACTACCATAAAAAAATCTATGAGTGATATGGTCAATGTAGTTACTGAGAAAGTACTACACAATCTAGATGAAAGACACAAGGCACCCTCCTCTATGACTGAGGTCAGTGACAGACCTCACAGGAACACGCACtactccagtgtttctgaagggGAGCTATCTTTAACCgatcaagaagaagaagaacagtcTGAAGATACCTGTTCTTTCAACCTTGAATACCTAGAGCCACTCATCAAAGCAATGAGATTTTCTCTGGAACTTGACAATACTGAGGATACTCCTAAACATGACAAAATGTTCAGATCAGCggtcaaaaaaggagaaaaattccCGGTACACAGAGTCATTAAAGAAACCAttttagaggaatggaagacgcCAGATAAAAAACTTAATTTCTCCAGAAGACTTAAAAAGATGTATCCATTCGAAGAAGAGGACTCAAAACTCTGGCAAGCCTCCCCTAAGGTGGATGCGGCCATCACTAGAGTGGCTCGACGTACTACCTTGCCTGTGGACGAAGGAGTCTCGCTAAAAGATGCGATGGAAAGAAGACAAGACATGACACTCAAAAAATCGTATCTAACATGTGGAATGTCCAACCAAGCCTCCATAGCCATTACCACTCTGGCCAGAGCCAACCACATTTGGATAGAAGAACTGGAACAAGCTGTCAAAGCGGGAACAGACAGAAAAAAGCTTATTGAAATGATCCAAGATGTCAAAACCGCAAACGAATTCACTACGGAAGCATCCATGGATCTTGTCAGACTCTCGGCCAAAGCTATGGGCCTTAGTGTGGCGGCCCGTAGAGCTCTCTGGCTGCGCCACTGGCATGCTGACCCGCAAAGTAAACATAACCTTTGCTCCCTCCCATTTGAAGGGTCACTTCTGTTTGGTGAAAGACTCGACAAAATCATATCCAAAGCCTCTGCAGGTAAATCGGCTTTTCTTCCTCAGGACAAAAGAGACAAGAGGCCCTTTAGAAAAAATCCCCTGCAGGAGGCCAAACAGTATAGACCGGGAAAGCCCTTTACTAGGCAACCCTGGAGAAGAACCCAGGGACAAGGGGCACCTGGAAGAAGGGACTTCAAACAGGACAAAAAATCGGCATGA